Within Planococcus citri chromosome 2, ihPlaCitr1.1, whole genome shotgun sequence, the genomic segment attttcaactagaaaaaattggtgaaaaaatatgtaggtatacctatgaaATTTATGAGATGAGAGACATTGTAAATTCAATCCTActctatgaaaaatttcacacgtAAGAACCACTtcgtttcgaataaaaaattccaaccagCAATACAATTTGAATATTGCATCATTCGTCATTGGGTCAAAAGTCTCGTTGACCACAAAAATCATAATCGGAGACTACAAATTACAAATGGTACTTATTGGTACAAAAATAACTTCCATTAAACACGCTGATGTTTTCATTCAAGTAATTTTATCTCACTAAACTATCCTCGctattcttttgaaattttcaataacccCGCAACTAAGGAAAACCTTCCAATGCTTTCTGAATAACTTACCCTTCAaacgataaattaaaaaacacttTCCCTTTCGGGGTAAAATTACAATAGCGAAAAACAACGGCAATAATCAAGACTCCATTCATAGAAGGCGATAGAAAATAAACTACTTTTGGTATTATTTACAAAACACCAATTAAACTTAAGCCAATAGGGTTAAAAAAAAGCTTCCATTAGAGTCGTGTTTCTTTGGAAAATACgcgatgaaaatcaatttcgcTAAATTAGAACACCTTTTATGTTACCACTTTGCTTTTTGCTTTTGCAACTCGTAATTAACGCTTTCTTTCACGCTTTTGATTAATTCTGTACCGGTAAAGGGGTTTTTAGACGTGTTAAAAGGGTTTCCTTCTTATTACTAAGTACCCTTTTTTCCTACTCGCCAAATCtattatacttttaaaaaattcaccgctcgtatttttttttctcttactttGAGAAATGTacgctagaatattgaaatagcattgaggaaaaaaaatcctaccttGTCGGTATTCGTTGCATATCATTGATCGTGTAGGTATATCTCGTTTATACGAATGCAGATTCGAACCTACTCGATGACTCGaaactgagaaaaataaaaattcacgaCAAAAATAGGTAAGCAAGACACTATGTATTAACGGCGACGATGACAAAACCAGTAATAACATACACCGAACGTATATAAATGTTTAATTGATTAATTTGTCAGTTATAATCTCAACATAGATAATAATTATCAAGTGGTAATCGTAATCAGCAGACTAAATGTAGGTAAGGTCAGGTATCGGCGTTAAAATTTTCaggctaatttttcattttcaattacaaCCGCAGAATACCATAAAAGATATATTAATGGgtccttttttttattattattattttaccaTCGTATCAGCGTAATTTAAACGATTTGGccatttcaccttttttttttttttttttttttttttttcagtaaaaaaactCCTCCCTTTAATTCCATTATtagctcatttttcaaaacatccgCACGTAACAAAATGCCCACGCAACGACCCAATAACCACATCTGACATAATCAATAAATAAAGACGATGCAGCCTCAAACTGATGCTGATATTAAAAATTCCGAAGCCAAGTTTTACTATACGTTAATCAAAggtttcgaaattaaaaaagcCACgcctttttttccaatattcaaattgaatttagcTAAAGTAAGATTCGTAATTCGCCGtttttatattcttttaataaaagcgaatgggaaattttcaaattaatattgaattttaCGCTAACGGCGATGCTtggttttattaatttttttttttgcctgcaCTAATTTCGTACAAAGTTGTACCTACGCATTTTTCCACGAACGATTTCCTTTTCCTATTAGACCCGGAATAATTTAgcatattattttattgtagGTGGAAAATTTCCCCCTCATTAGGCTACGGTGTTTTAGATGGTTTGCCAATTTGTGGCTTTGCCATGTAATACTTTTTACCCAATATAAGaaatcaataatcaaaaatgtCTATAGGCTTTCGTATTCCTTGCGTTTGTTTACGTTGGAATCGCGTCAAAAGTTGAGAAACACGATAAGGTCTAACGTTAGCGTGTTTGGGCTTAAAATATGGCTATATGTTTATGTAAATGTGTCCTCTAAAAACTATCATTAAGGGGTTAAAAGTAAATACATTGGTTTCGATTTTAATCCACAAAGAAGGTGTAAGCATGTAAGGTTTGGTGTTGGACTAAGAACGAAATTCTATAGTCAAGTAATGAATTCAGAAGGTGGCTTACGAAACTCAGTTAAGCAATATTTCATGGCTTATACTGAAATTAAGTCACGaattttgtacaatttgtaGGTAATTATATCTATGATCCATCGTAGATTGAAGTCTACCTTGTTCTACGTTCTAATAGATGATCTTGAGGATAAAAATTGTAATACTTACTGTACGAGGAGTGCTGCTGAGTAGTGACTTGTCTCAATTCAGTCAGAGGCATCTCTATTTCTCACTGATGACATCAAATCAAGAGAATAACAGgatttgaaatactcgtacatgatgccattcatatttttctaatgaatATCTACAttcgtttgatttttaattttataaccaaatttaaatttgaatttgaatacgACATTCGTGAACCTTTACGTCAAAATACCACGAAACTATGAACGTTgaactcaaaaataatgaatgaataaaaggaatacaaaattttgctcatttgTGACTGATTGTTGCATTCATTGATTCAATTCCAATTCAACTAATCTATTAATATCTTCAAGACAAGACAAATTAACGATCAAGTTTTCACAAACAATAAATATTGTACTAGATACTTATTAATCactttaattaaaatgaaaatcaatttttaaaaaaataaaaaaactgtcttggtgaaaaatatcaatttgaaaaagaaaaaccgtTTGACGCAATATCACGTCTGGCCAATgaaattcgagatttttgaatattcttaTCAGAAACAACTGTGATTGGCTGATAATTATCACATTATCAAATTTATGGCGGGATTTTacgaaagttttcaatttattgattcGTGATACATGATACAGTGCATTACATCGAAAAAGACTTTCATTAGAATAGATAAAAAGTATCAcagaaattaagtaggtactttgtcATATTCATATTCACTTTTCATTACCCTGAATAGAGTAGACAAGGACCCAACCTTTCAGCTACACTACAAGATGGATAACGCTCATTTCTAATTTAGATTCTAGTTATCTATGAACCTATTCGTTATTTCCAATTCATTAATCACTTGAAACAAATCTCATTACAGCATCCTCACTTCACTGATAAAGAAATCTAATTCAATTACTCATTCAGATAATGATAATCACCATCGTGTTGTTATTTTTAACTAAACTAAAATACCTTACAAGTATTCGTATGTTTCTATcttgataaaaatacaatttaatgCAACAAGAAACCCAGTCAAATAACCAACAGAAAATTTGACGTTTCAAACAATATTCGTATAtattttaaacttatttttaaaaaatataacacaaGAATTAAGCTCAAGATTTCTCAATAAACATAAAAACAATCATAAATGCCTCACAAaagaaataagtacataaaaatttGTGCTCAATCTTCGAAAAATAGGTAAAGAGTAGGTAAATAATGAGTAGAAAATTATGGCAAAACAACGCTTAGTGACGAAAAAAACATTCAAGGAAGATCACAGAAACTCTCAAGTTCTATCGTAATAGATCTTGAGGAATACTTCACAATAGGAAGACAATCGAGAAAAGCAGTATACGTAATATCGTAACAGgtacgtaggtaatttttaaatgaaagatATAAATGGGAATTCTGGGTAACAACGTAATAACAACGAATGAATGATAAAATGGTGCAATAAAAATGACAAGTGTGCATGAaagcgaaatttaaaaatgtaaaaatgtagcTAGGTAATGGTAATATTTTCAGGAACTGTTTCgcattgaggtttttttttcttgaaattcgaattcttccattaaaattgacaaaattctgcCAGATAATTGACTTTAAATCGATACTTcgaaatgattattttaaaGCAATAATAATGACGAATTGGAGTAGaaaaatattaagtaggtatatcacgTAGGCGTAATGATAAGGGATTCGTAAAAATCGCTAAATATTTAAAGATAATTATATGTATAAGCGGTGATGTCTTACACGCAGATCTATGCATCGTGTCTACATAATGAACAACGACGATAATTTAAACTTCAGTAGGTTGAGATGATTTAGGCAAGTGATCCAAATATGCACCGGTCACCAAATCCGAATGATGGATTCCTAATTTCTCCATTATAATCTCAGCGATTTTCTCTCCATCTTCTGGGGTCTGATCTTTAGTCAAGCAAAcctttaaatgaaaaaaaaagcaatgttAAACATACCATACCTAGGTACTCATAAtctatgagaaaataattcattattaTAAGATAAGCATTTCTttattcaattacctacctcTATTTCAAAGTACTTTCCCAGACCTTCGACATCATCAACATGAATTCTAGTATGTTCAATAAGGAATAAATGTCTGGTCTTCTTCACAATACCCTTTACTCCCAAAGACATCGCCAAAACATTCAATAAATCTTCACCGTGAGGAATATTACACTTGGAATATAACGATAATTTGGGACCTTCAGTGTCCGGTCTTTcataataaatcaattcgtataCAGAGtaatcctagaaaaaaaaaacacataatatAGGTAAATACGTAATTCTACAGATCTATATATAAAtagaaagacaaaaaaaatgatcgaaaatcaaTACAAACCGAACGTTTCCTCAATTTCAATCTGCCATTAGGTACGTTGAAAAATACATCTTCTTGTTTCATTACTTCTCCATGAGACGAGCACATAGCTTGGACACCGGCCATAATTTTATCATAATCGCGAATTTTAGCcttaatttcgatatttctaTGGACATCTTCGCTATTCACGTTCATTTTCTAATATGTACTGCGATGAGAAAACTATGTAGGAAGGAACGGAATGACAAAAGGTAAATATTACTTACGACGCAGTTGTTATGTCACAGACAGAATATCACTAAAACATTTAGCAAAATGAGCAGTCTTTCCACATTTCAACCTTCATCAATCACCAGTTCGTacagtaaaatttcaaagtagaATGGCTAAACGAATACCGAAAATTAATCAAGCGCAAAGCTAACGTGCTTTAGAATATTACAAGCTTCACAGGGTATCCAATCATAAGGCTTGAAATTCCCTCCaataaaaaatcactttgataAATTACCGACAATTTGCAGGCTGATTTATGATTGGATGATAGCGACTGATCAATGCTGAGCTTGCGATTTATTGAATTGAATATAGGTGGGTATTTTGATATGAAATTACGAAGTGAATCAATTTCTTTGTTacgaaacaaaataaataattttggacGAGATCGAAGATGTtaggtattttctaaaattagctGTGCAGGGTATAAAAGAAATTCACGTGCGTTTTCCGTGATTTCCCATTtagtataattttattttgtaaacgTAAATTTTGACCCGATTTCGATAGCTAGTTTCACGAAGTATTTTAGGCAGAAAAAGTACGAAAGAAATTAGAAATGAATGTATAATTGCACAGGAATTTTCGCTTTCGACCATATGATTTAAATACCTATGATATCTAGGCacattgagaaattttaatttaaattaaagtTGTATAATAAACACAAATATGTTGATTAAGTTAATCATGTAAGTATGATGTAAGCATAATCGATGTATTTAGATTTATGATCTTATGATCATAAATTATGAtctcagaaaattatttttagactCATggataagtatttttaaatcCAGGCACAGAGGTTGAAGCTCTCACCTTCGTCACTTCTTGATATGAAATGTATTAATTGACTCGTGTTCAAATTTCTTTAGGCCAGGTATTTCTACATTATTATTTTCTAATTCAATACCATGATGGT encodes:
- the LOC135835325 gene encoding uncharacterized protein LOC135835325 yields the protein MNVNSEDVHRNIEIKAKIRDYDKIMAGVQAMCSSHGEVMKQEDVFFNVPNGRLKLRKRSDYSVYELIYYERPDTEGPKLSLYSKCNIPHGEDLLNVLAMSLGVKGIVKKTRHLFLIEHTRIHVDDVEGLGKYFEIEVCLTKDQTPEDGEKIAEIIMEKLGIHHSDLVTGAYLDHLPKSSQPTEV